The Paenibacillus uliginis N3/975 genome has a window encoding:
- a CDS encoding FecCD family ABC transporter permease has protein sequence MSTETKRTIPFIYKLLAGVAVFVAMFIVAMLFGAADTTINDVWLALTSNAHGDKITILREIRLPREMAAIFVGAALAVSGAVMQGMTRNPLADPGLLGLTAGANAALAITMAWMPSVNYFGIMIACFIGAAVGSFMVFSLGAIKKGGFSPLRLVLAGAAVSAFLYAIAEGVGIYFKISKDVSMWTAGGMIGTTWSQLQVIVPVIVLGIIIALLLSRQLTILSLSEEVAVSLGQKTVRIKAILFIVTILLAGASVALVGNMAFIGLMVPHIVRAVVGTDYRFIIPMSAISGATFMLFADTLGRTLNAPFETPVAAIVAMMGLPFFLIIVRKGGKAFS, from the coding sequence ATGAGTACTGAAACTAAACGTACCATTCCATTTATTTATAAGCTGTTAGCCGGTGTAGCGGTGTTTGTTGCCATGTTTATCGTCGCCATGCTATTTGGAGCAGCCGATACAACCATAAACGATGTATGGCTGGCGCTAACCTCGAATGCCCACGGAGATAAGATTACGATCCTCCGAGAAATCCGGCTGCCCCGTGAAATGGCCGCCATCTTTGTCGGTGCCGCGCTGGCGGTCTCCGGTGCTGTTATGCAAGGTATGACCCGTAACCCGTTGGCTGATCCCGGTCTACTTGGGCTCACGGCTGGTGCCAATGCGGCACTGGCTATAACGATGGCATGGATGCCTTCTGTGAATTACTTCGGCATTATGATTGCCTGTTTTATCGGTGCTGCTGTCGGTTCCTTCATGGTGTTCAGTTTAGGCGCGATCAAAAAAGGCGGCTTCTCTCCTCTTCGTCTTGTTCTGGCGGGAGCTGCCGTATCCGCGTTCTTGTACGCGATCGCTGAAGGCGTCGGCATCTATTTCAAAATATCCAAAGATGTCTCCATGTGGACAGCCGGAGGTATGATCGGGACCACCTGGAGCCAGCTTCAGGTTATCGTCCCTGTTATCGTGCTCGGTATCATCATTGCCCTCCTCCTCTCAAGACAACTTACAATTCTTAGTCTAAGCGAAGAGGTCGCAGTAAGCTTGGGCCAAAAGACGGTGCGTATCAAAGCCATTCTGTTTATTGTCACGATTTTGCTTGCTGGTGCATCGGTTGCCCTCGTCGGGAACATGGCATTCATCGGACTGATGGTTCCCCATATTGTTAGAGCGGTTGTCGGAACGGATTACCGGTTTATCATACCGATGTCGGCAATCTCCGGCGCAACCTTTATGCTGTTTGCTGATACGCTCGGACGTACCCTCAATGCTCCGTTCGAAACTCCAGTGGCGGCTATCGTGGCGATGATGGGCTTGCCTTTCTTCCTGATAATCGTTCGTAAAGGAGGAAAAGCATTCTCATGA
- a CDS encoding NAD(P)/FAD-dependent oxidoreductase, whose translation MIIINNYFRGWAIVEQQDLFDVTIIGGGPAGLYSAFYSGLREMKAKIIEYQPHLGGKIHVYPEKMIWDVGGLTPVTGAKLIEQLIEQGLTFNPEVHLNEKVESITRNDDGIFVLHTVSGQKHYSKTVIVAVGGGILNPQKLEIEGAERFEVSNLNYTVKSLKRFKDKTVIISGGGNSAIDWANELEPIAKKVYLTYRKSTLAGHEAQAAQLMNSSAVCCLNTSITKLIAGANHETIERVELTNHETGEVTTLSIDEVIINHGYERDKTLLENSELNIEIADQYYIAGDANSASSIEGLYAAGDILKHDGKLHLIAGAFQDAANAVNQAKQYIQPDAYKSGMVSSHNDLFKQRNRELVKEMMR comes from the coding sequence ATGATAATCATTAACAATTATTTCAGGGGGTGGGCGATTGTGGAACAACAAGATTTGTTTGATGTGACGATAATCGGAGGAGGGCCTGCAGGGCTTTACTCTGCTTTTTATAGTGGGCTTCGGGAGATGAAAGCGAAGATCATTGAGTATCAGCCGCATTTGGGCGGTAAAATACATGTGTATCCGGAAAAAATGATCTGGGATGTTGGTGGACTTACGCCGGTTACCGGAGCAAAACTCATTGAACAATTGATTGAGCAGGGATTAACCTTTAATCCGGAAGTGCATCTTAATGAGAAAGTGGAGTCGATTACACGGAACGATGACGGAATATTCGTATTACATACCGTTTCAGGACAGAAGCATTATTCAAAAACGGTGATCGTTGCTGTCGGAGGCGGGATTCTCAATCCGCAAAAGCTTGAGATCGAAGGAGCAGAAAGATTTGAAGTGTCTAACCTAAATTACACGGTGAAATCTTTAAAGCGGTTTAAGGATAAAACGGTAATTATTTCAGGGGGAGGCAACTCGGCCATCGATTGGGCCAATGAACTTGAACCGATTGCTAAGAAAGTTTATCTGACCTATCGAAAAAGTACACTGGCAGGACATGAGGCTCAAGCAGCGCAGCTGATGAACAGTTCGGCAGTTTGTTGTTTGAATACGTCGATCACCAAGCTGATCGCTGGTGCCAATCATGAAACGATCGAGCGAGTGGAGCTCACGAATCATGAGACGGGTGAGGTAACGACATTATCCATCGATGAAGTAATTATCAATCATGGATACGAGCGGGATAAAACCTTGCTTGAGAACAGTGAGCTTAATATTGAAATAGCGGATCAATATTACATTGCAGGCGATGCCAATAGTGCCTCATCGATTGAGGGGCTATATGCGGCAGGAGACATTCTGAAGCACGACGGGAAGCTACATCTTATTGCAGGAGCCTTCCAGGATGCAGCTAACGCTGTTAACCAAGCGAAGCAGTATATCCAACCCGATGCGTACAAGTCGGGTATGGTATCCTCACACAATGATTTATTTAAACAGCGTAACCGGGAACTCGTAAAAGAGATGATGCGCTAG
- a CDS encoding alpha/beta fold hydrolase, with amino-acid sequence MKKQRIESNGIHIYTESFGNSSDPAVLLIMGAQSSMIWWEKEFCQRLGDTGRFVIRYDNRDVGRSTTYEPGHPEYTFEDMADDAIHILDAYAIEKAHIVGMSMGGMLTQMIALRHPDRVSAITLIMTSNFASHLPEIEEKVMKYFAENAAMDLSDKQAFIQFTIGRWNVLTGRKYPFDEERIARLAEEEWEHSDNAASLNNHGLIAGGESYLGRTAEISVPTQVIHGTDDPIIPYAHGVHLADVIPGASLTTLEGIGHELPREVWDTIIEVITKH; translated from the coding sequence ATGAAGAAACAACGAATTGAAAGTAACGGAATCCACATCTATACGGAAAGCTTCGGAAACAGCAGCGATCCAGCTGTTTTACTCATCATGGGAGCTCAGTCCTCCATGATTTGGTGGGAAAAAGAATTTTGTCAACGTTTAGGCGACACAGGCCGGTTTGTGATCCGTTATGATAACCGTGATGTGGGCCGCTCTACAACGTATGAACCGGGCCATCCGGAATACACCTTTGAGGACATGGCGGATGATGCTATACACATCCTGGATGCCTACGCAATCGAAAAGGCGCATATCGTGGGCATGTCCATGGGCGGGATGCTAACCCAAATGATTGCTCTGCGTCATCCGGACAGAGTGTCCGCCATTACGCTCATAATGACTTCGAACTTTGCCTCTCATCTGCCCGAGATCGAGGAAAAGGTGATGAAGTATTTCGCCGAGAATGCCGCCATGGACTTGTCGGATAAGCAAGCGTTTATTCAATTTACGATCGGTAGGTGGAACGTGCTTACCGGTCGAAAATATCCTTTTGATGAGGAAAGAATAGCCCGACTGGCTGAGGAAGAATGGGAACACTCCGACAATGCAGCCAGCTTAAATAATCACGGACTTATTGCCGGCGGTGAATCCTATCTTGGCAGAACGGCAGAAATCAGTGTTCCAACGCAAGTTATCCATGGCACGGACGACCCCATCATTCCTTATGCACATGGTGTTCACCTGGCGGATGTCATCCCTGGGGCTTCCCTAACTACACTGGAAGGTATAGGGCACGAATTACCACGGGAAGTGTGGGACACAATCATTGAGGTCATTACGAAGCATTAA
- a CDS encoding ABC transporter ATP-binding protein: MTRLYTEDLSIGYGERLIVKRLSVKIPDKKITTIIGANGCGKSTLLKAITRIISHQDGTILLDGKHIAKEDTKALARKMAILPQSPESASGLTVGELVSYGRFPYQKGFGRLTKKDYEVIDWALEVTGTIEFKFRPVDALSGGQRQRVWIAMALAQETDIIFLDEPTTYLDLAHQLEVLELLQKLNLEQERTIVMVLHDLNQAARFADYIIAMKDGEIVKSGSCEEVIHHDVLRKVFQIDAEIGKDPRTGKPMCITYNLLKGETTQHEKKNIHPVHSTVTAGS; encoded by the coding sequence ATGACTCGCCTATATACAGAGGACTTAAGCATTGGCTATGGTGAACGTCTCATTGTGAAGCGGCTTAGTGTGAAGATTCCCGACAAAAAAATCACCACGATTATCGGGGCCAATGGCTGTGGTAAATCAACACTGTTAAAAGCCATTACGCGCATTATCTCACATCAAGACGGAACGATCCTGTTGGATGGAAAACATATCGCTAAAGAAGACACCAAAGCCCTAGCCAGAAAGATGGCGATTCTCCCCCAGTCACCCGAAAGTGCCAGCGGACTCACCGTCGGCGAGCTTGTATCCTACGGCCGCTTTCCATACCAGAAAGGCTTCGGTCGTTTAACGAAAAAAGATTACGAAGTCATCGACTGGGCTCTTGAGGTGACAGGAACCATAGAATTTAAGTTCCGCCCTGTAGATGCCTTGTCCGGAGGACAGCGTCAGCGGGTCTGGATTGCCATGGCTTTAGCCCAGGAAACAGACATTATTTTTCTGGATGAGCCCACTACCTACCTGGATTTGGCGCACCAGCTGGAAGTTCTGGAGCTGCTGCAAAAGCTAAATCTAGAGCAAGAACGCACCATCGTCATGGTTTTGCATGACCTGAATCAGGCCGCCCGTTTTGCCGACTATATCATCGCCATGAAAGACGGTGAAATCGTCAAATCCGGAAGCTGCGAGGAAGTGATCCATCATGATGTGCTGCGAAAGGTGTTTCAGATTGATGCCGAAATTGGCAAGGATCCCCGAACGGGTAAACCGATGTGTATCACATACAACTTACTAAAAGGAGAAACTACACAACATGAGAAAAAAAATATACATCCCGTTCATTCTACTGTTACTGCTGGCTCTTAG
- the rlmN gene encoding 23S rRNA (adenine(2503)-C(2))-methyltransferase RlmN has translation MNKPSIYGLTLDQLASWLEERGHKKSRAARVWDWLYRKRVTSFSDMADVNEECLQLLEDHFSILTLEVHTKQESADGTVKFLFKLVDGNLIETVLMRHKFGLSVCVTTQVGCNIGCSFCASGLISKSRDLSSGEIVEQIMKVQHHLDEANNDERVSHIVVMGIGEPFDNFENMSDFIRVIKDHKGLAIGPRHITVSTSGLAPKIIEFADSDLQVNLAISLHAPNNELRTRIMKINRAYPLEKLMPAIDYYLEKSNRRITLEYILLKDVNDQKEHALELAELVGNRKKLANVNLIPYNPVDEHSQYQRSTQESITAFYDTLKKQGVSVSVRLEHGTDIDAACGQLRSKQINKA, from the coding sequence ATGAACAAACCATCCATATATGGATTAACTTTAGATCAACTGGCTTCATGGCTTGAAGAACGAGGACATAAGAAATCTCGCGCAGCACGGGTATGGGACTGGCTATACCGGAAGCGGGTCACGAGCTTTTCGGACATGGCGGACGTTAATGAGGAATGCCTTCAGCTTCTTGAGGATCATTTTTCTATATTGACGCTAGAAGTGCACACGAAGCAGGAGTCTGCAGACGGTACTGTAAAATTCCTGTTCAAGCTGGTGGATGGCAACCTGATCGAGACGGTGCTGATGCGTCATAAGTTTGGATTGTCCGTGTGTGTCACCACCCAGGTTGGCTGTAACATCGGCTGCAGCTTCTGTGCGAGCGGACTTATTAGCAAGAGTCGTGATCTGTCCAGTGGAGAAATCGTTGAACAGATCATGAAGGTTCAGCATCATTTAGACGAAGCGAACAACGATGAGCGGGTGAGTCATATCGTTGTTATGGGAATTGGTGAGCCGTTTGATAATTTTGAGAATATGTCTGACTTCATTCGTGTTATTAAAGACCATAAAGGTTTAGCGATCGGACCGAGACATATAACCGTTTCAACGAGCGGACTGGCTCCCAAAATTATTGAATTCGCTGATAGCGATTTGCAGGTAAACCTGGCGATTTCTCTACATGCGCCAAATAATGAGCTTCGTACCCGAATTATGAAGATTAACCGTGCTTATCCGCTGGAAAAACTGATGCCAGCCATTGATTACTATCTTGAGAAATCCAACCGGAGAATTACGCTGGAATATATTTTGCTGAAGGATGTTAATGATCAGAAGGAGCACGCGCTGGAGCTTGCAGAGCTTGTGGGCAACAGAAAAAAATTGGCGAACGTGAACCTGATCCCATACAACCCGGTAGATGAACACAGTCAATACCAACGCAGTACACAGGAATCGATCACAGCCTTCTATGATACCTTGAAAAAGCAGGGAGTCAGTGTCAGTGTCCGTCTTGAGCATGGAACCGATATTGATGCTGCCTGCGGACAGCTCAGAAGCAAACAAATTAATAAAGCATAG
- a CDS encoding iron-hydroxamate ABC transporter substrate-binding protein: MRKKIYIPFILLLLLALSACGNPSTNKEGNATPNDKEKNESSTITYQSENGPVEVPADPQRVVVLSSFTGNVMSLGVNVVGVDSWSKKNPRFEPQLKDVPEVSDESLEKIIELDPDLIIGLSSINNVDKLKEIAPTVTYTYGKVDYLTQHLEIGKLLNKEKEAAAWVDDFKKRAAKVGEDIKAKIGPDKTVSVIENFDKQLYVYGDNWGRGTEILFQEMKLNMPEKVKETALEAGYYALSSEVLPEFAGDYVILSKDPGQDNSFQETETYKNIPAVKNNQVFEVNMNEFYFNDPLTLDFQLDFFKKSFLGS; the protein is encoded by the coding sequence ATGAGAAAAAAAATATACATCCCGTTCATTCTACTGTTACTGCTGGCTCTTAGTGCCTGCGGTAATCCGTCAACTAATAAAGAGGGGAACGCAACCCCTAACGATAAAGAAAAAAACGAGTCATCAACCATAACATACCAATCGGAGAATGGTCCTGTTGAGGTTCCTGCTGATCCGCAGCGTGTCGTCGTGCTGTCCAGTTTTACAGGGAACGTTATGTCACTTGGCGTTAACGTTGTCGGCGTCGATTCCTGGTCCAAGAAAAATCCTCGCTTTGAACCACAACTAAAAGATGTTCCGGAAGTGAGCGATGAAAGCCTTGAGAAAATCATCGAGCTCGATCCCGATCTGATCATTGGTCTGTCCAGTATTAACAATGTTGATAAATTAAAAGAAATTGCGCCGACCGTAACGTACACCTACGGTAAAGTAGACTACCTGACACAGCATCTGGAAATTGGTAAATTGCTCAACAAAGAGAAGGAAGCTGCTGCATGGGTAGATGACTTTAAGAAACGTGCGGCGAAAGTCGGAGAAGACATCAAAGCTAAAATCGGTCCGGACAAGACCGTATCCGTTATCGAAAATTTCGATAAACAACTGTACGTCTACGGCGACAATTGGGGCCGCGGTACTGAAATTCTGTTCCAGGAAATGAAGCTGAACATGCCGGAGAAGGTAAAAGAAACGGCGCTCGAAGCTGGCTATTATGCCCTATCTTCAGAAGTTCTCCCGGAATTCGCAGGTGATTACGTCATTCTGAGCAAAGACCCAGGTCAGGATAACTCCTTCCAGGAAACCGAAACGTACAAGAACATTCCCGCTGTGAAGAACAATCAAGTGTTTGAGGTCAATATGAATGAGTTCTACTTCAATGATCCGCTTACGCTCGACTTCCAGCTGGACTTCTTTAAAAAATCATTTCTTGGTAGCTGA
- a CDS encoding lysoplasmalogenase, which produces MKKYGLPLIILLMSILYIFFIPSDQVAIKTLFKLIPMMLIIGYAYLHMPYSKTRIHYMMLTGLFFCMLGDGLIIWWFEFGLAAFLIGHLFYMMGFFTRWKFSVIRFACIVPIAVYSFFIGKELIAALQLNGQESLIIPVLAYITVISLMLWSAIMTGNLWAIAGSILFVISDSILSWNMFVSDISYSDVLIMTTYYSAQFLIARSIAAFQGSNRYSSARHFPVN; this is translated from the coding sequence ATGAAAAAATACGGGTTGCCTTTGATCATCCTCTTGATGAGCATTCTTTACATTTTCTTCATTCCATCCGACCAAGTAGCGATCAAAACTTTGTTCAAGTTGATTCCTATGATGCTGATTATCGGTTATGCCTACCTGCATATGCCTTATTCAAAAACACGTATACACTATATGATGTTGACCGGATTGTTCTTCTGCATGCTGGGCGATGGTCTGATCATATGGTGGTTCGAGTTCGGACTGGCCGCATTCCTGATCGGTCATCTGTTTTATATGATGGGCTTCTTTACCCGATGGAAGTTTTCTGTCATCCGTTTCGCCTGCATCGTACCTATTGCGGTGTATTCTTTCTTCATCGGTAAGGAACTTATCGCTGCACTGCAATTGAACGGACAAGAGTCTTTGATCATCCCGGTACTGGCATACATTACTGTGATATCCCTCATGCTGTGGTCAGCCATCATGACCGGCAACCTGTGGGCAATCGCCGGAAGCATTCTGTTTGTGATCTCTGACTCGATTCTGTCCTGGAATATGTTTGTATCTGACATTTCTTATTCCGATGTGCTCATTATGACAACCTACTACAGCGCACAGTTCCTGATTGCACGGAGCATTGCGGCGTTTCAAGGTTCGAACCGATATTCTTCAGCCAGACATTTTCCTGTAAATTAA
- a CDS encoding anti-sigma factor yields the protein MSDDFRRKLQDYEEGKLSEEERVEIEKELEKMEAYQAHLDELLGKERAGTDNQAETRLEGEIIRRGKWKARLNTVLSVLVIFILVSWASNIFSSIYYGEGNPSRREIYSDVASFAIAVTHPNVSVFLNSNTNGFFNFELTGDMKKQVGDERYKIGDYSLSFRFGKPNIQQMTWSNDYQNNNYFKLPEETYEDMEQDWSTLEKLPEGTVAEAYVSLDRFFSTDEILKQLEGKNMDPVWFAVDAGLEENDLIGFPYNPMWHHDDLTITSYKEEKSGWFGKTVMQGGAYPPVEEYGSGDLRNENFIKTLRLMQDHSSITRRIAPFLNIEQVTQYVESNGVNIYGVVITGPTKELLKLKKEPWVRDIHMGEAHLWNWQDR from the coding sequence ATGAGTGACGATTTTCGGCGGAAACTACAGGATTACGAAGAAGGTAAGCTGTCTGAAGAGGAACGGGTGGAGATCGAGAAAGAGCTTGAGAAAATGGAAGCCTATCAGGCGCATTTGGATGAGTTGCTGGGGAAGGAGCGTGCCGGGACCGACAATCAGGCAGAGACGCGTCTCGAAGGGGAAATTATACGGCGAGGGAAATGGAAAGCGCGTTTGAATACGGTTTTAAGTGTGTTGGTCATATTCATTTTGGTTTCGTGGGCCAGTAATATTTTTAGTTCTATTTATTATGGTGAGGGTAACCCTAGCCGAAGGGAAATCTATAGTGATGTGGCTTCTTTTGCGATCGCGGTAACCCACCCGAATGTGAGTGTTTTCTTAAACAGTAATACGAATGGATTTTTCAATTTTGAGCTGACCGGGGATATGAAAAAGCAGGTGGGTGACGAAAGGTATAAGATTGGCGATTACTCGTTGTCCTTTAGGTTTGGAAAACCGAATATACAGCAGATGACATGGTCCAATGATTATCAAAATAACAATTATTTTAAGCTTCCTGAAGAAACTTACGAAGATATGGAGCAGGATTGGAGTACATTAGAGAAACTTCCGGAAGGAACCGTAGCCGAAGCCTATGTATCATTGGACCGTTTTTTTTCGACCGATGAGATATTGAAGCAGTTAGAGGGCAAGAACATGGATCCCGTATGGTTTGCGGTAGATGCCGGGTTAGAGGAGAATGATCTGATCGGATTTCCTTATAACCCGATGTGGCACCACGATGATTTAACGATTACGAGCTACAAGGAAGAGAAATCAGGCTGGTTTGGCAAAACGGTTATGCAGGGAGGCGCTTATCCGCCTGTTGAGGAATACGGAAGCGGTGATTTGAGAAATGAGAATTTCATAAAAACACTTCGATTGATGCAAGATCACTCGTCCATTACCCGGAGGATTGCTCCGTTCCTAAATATCGAACAAGTCACGCAGTATGTTGAGTCGAATGGTGTTAACATCTATGGAGTTGTGATTACGGGACCGACAAAAGAGCTGTTAAAGCTCAAGAAAGAGCCCTGGGTAAGGGATATTCATATGGGAGAAGCCCATTTATGGAATTGGCAGGATAGATAA
- a CDS encoding AAC(3) family N-acetyltransferase — translation MHTKSSLLKELEDLGIDRTGTLLVHSSMKSIGEVEGGAETVLDALSEYMEGGLLVLPTHTWSYIKADNPKFEVEHSPSCVGILPELFRKRTGVIRSYHPTHSVAALGKDAAAFTEGAERFDSPCHRESVWGKLLDRKATIMLLGVDLRRNTFIHGIEEWVDVPGRLTEGHEALYTVLEDGTEIPVPSRRHAGPASSEYFWKVDELLEEQGAMYKGKWGDSVVRVCDTVKLTDIISPMLRDNPLLFSDNEPLLR, via the coding sequence ATGCATACCAAATCCAGTTTATTGAAAGAACTTGAAGACTTGGGTATTGACCGGACAGGAACTCTTCTTGTCCATTCTTCTATGAAAAGTATTGGTGAAGTTGAAGGAGGCGCAGAAACGGTACTAGATGCCCTATCGGAATATATGGAGGGTGGATTGCTTGTCCTGCCTACCCATACATGGTCGTATATCAAGGCCGATAACCCCAAATTTGAGGTGGAACACTCGCCTTCCTGTGTTGGGATTCTTCCAGAACTGTTTCGCAAGCGTACAGGAGTAATCCGTTCATATCATCCGACCCACTCCGTGGCGGCTCTTGGAAAGGATGCTGCAGCATTTACCGAAGGGGCTGAACGATTCGACTCGCCATGTCACCGGGAATCGGTATGGGGCAAGCTTCTGGATCGTAAGGCGACCATTATGCTGCTGGGTGTGGACTTGCGACGGAATACTTTCATTCATGGCATTGAGGAGTGGGTAGATGTACCAGGCCGCCTTACTGAGGGACATGAGGCGCTGTATACGGTGCTGGAAGACGGTACGGAAATTCCGGTACCTTCTCGCAGACATGCTGGCCCAGCCTCTTCTGAATATTTTTGGAAGGTGGATGAGCTGCTGGAGGAACAAGGGGCTATGTACAAAGGGAAGTGGGGAGATTCGGTTGTACGGGTGTGTGACACGGTAAAGTTAACCGACATTATCTCGCCTATGCTGCGGGACAATCCACTTCTGTTTTCAGACAACGAGCCGCTTCTGCGGTAG
- the greA gene encoding transcription elongation factor GreA yields MSKEEEVIVTAEGYAKLEEELKYLKGPKRKELAERLKLAISYGDLKENSEYHSAKDDQSFMETRIIVLEKMLTKAKVIDADNLNLDKVSVGSVVVLNDIEFSEKIKYRIVGPAEADVADNKISYESPLGKELMGKEVGSVIHVSAPMGIIKYELLEIKAD; encoded by the coding sequence ATGTCTAAAGAAGAAGAGGTAATTGTCACCGCCGAGGGTTACGCCAAGTTGGAAGAAGAACTGAAGTATTTGAAAGGGCCCAAACGTAAAGAGCTGGCAGAACGCCTGAAACTGGCTATCAGTTATGGTGATCTGAAGGAGAACAGTGAGTATCACTCCGCGAAAGATGACCAGTCGTTTATGGAGACCCGAATCATCGTGCTTGAAAAGATGTTGACCAAGGCCAAAGTCATTGACGCGGACAATTTGAACTTAGACAAAGTTAGTGTGGGCTCTGTCGTTGTCTTAAATGATATTGAATTTTCTGAAAAAATTAAGTACCGGATCGTTGGACCGGCTGAGGCGGATGTTGCAGATAATAAAATATCCTACGAAAGCCCGCTGGGTAAAGAGCTGATGGGTAAAGAAGTGGGAAGCGTTATTCATGTAAGTGCCCCTATGGGGATCATTAAATACGAGCTGCTTGAAATTAAAGCGGACTAA
- a CDS encoding sigma-70 family RNA polymerase sigma factor translates to MKRDDLDRIYQKYMKDVYRYLYSLCRDHHMTEDILQETFYRAYLHLENCKDDQVKPWLFRVAYHAFIDAKRKNKRTIIQDIGFFNTLSQPSTLEKQVMEQERWDELKLAIDELPEQQKQAILLYEFHQMSYQEASDLMKVGLSHFKILLFRARQKLRQQKGKGGSE, encoded by the coding sequence ATGAAACGAGACGACTTGGACCGGATCTATCAAAAATATATGAAAGACGTTTATCGTTACTTGTACTCTCTCTGCCGGGATCATCATATGACCGAGGATATACTGCAGGAAACCTTTTACCGCGCATATTTGCACTTGGAAAACTGCAAGGATGATCAAGTAAAGCCGTGGCTGTTCCGAGTGGCTTATCATGCGTTCATAGATGCAAAGCGGAAAAACAAACGCACCATAATTCAGGATATCGGATTTTTCAACACATTATCTCAGCCTAGTACGTTGGAGAAGCAAGTAATGGAGCAAGAACGGTGGGACGAACTGAAGCTGGCGATCGACGAGTTGCCGGAACAACAGAAGCAGGCCATTTTACTGTATGAATTTCACCAGATGTCATATCAGGAGGCATCGGATCTGATGAAGGTGGGGCTGTCTCATTTTAAAATACTACTGTTTCGTGCGAGACAAAAACTTCGGCAACAGAAAGGGAAGGGTGGGTCAGAATGA
- a CDS encoding PRK06851 family protein, with the protein MTEVIRNFFTSGNTARGFTSLLHSSLQEIESLFIVDGSPGSGNTNLIQVIGDEASRLGYELWILHSASDNDSIDGWIAPGLKTGMITGAAFRGMDVDETGAAIQYLNLDDTCIDLEGLSGSQSKIKNLNLQIKQFHEDAYAGFAEALRIHDDWEKLYIHNMDFGAANEMTDEYIQQLYGEQKLEKQPRVDHRFLGAATPKGAVDYVPDLTNGLKRYLVKGRAGSGKSTMLKKIAAAGEERGFDVEIYHCGFDPNSLDMVIVREAGFAIFDSTAPHEYFPDRPSDEIVDTYARCIQPGTDEQHAEVLNDFKQRYSAKMKESIQHLTNAKSQLDLLKEIYVPFVNHDKVEEIKEDLRREVLGIAQKS; encoded by the coding sequence ATGACTGAAGTCATCAGAAACTTCTTTACAAGCGGCAATACGGCCCGCGGCTTTACGAGCCTTCTTCACTCTTCCCTGCAGGAAATAGAGTCTCTTTTTATCGTCGATGGTTCCCCCGGCAGCGGTAATACGAATCTCATACAGGTTATCGGAGACGAAGCGTCCCGACTCGGCTATGAGCTGTGGATCCTGCACTCTGCTTCGGATAATGATTCAATTGACGGTTGGATCGCTCCTGGTTTGAAGACCGGTATGATCACTGGCGCGGCCTTCCGGGGCATGGACGTTGATGAGACAGGAGCAGCTATCCAGTATCTTAACCTGGACGATACCTGTATTGACCTGGAAGGGCTGAGCGGCTCCCAAAGTAAAATTAAAAATCTAAATCTCCAAATAAAGCAGTTCCATGAGGATGCCTACGCCGGTTTTGCGGAAGCTCTTCGTATACATGATGATTGGGAAAAACTGTATATACACAATATGGATTTTGGTGCTGCTAATGAGATGACTGACGAATATATTCAACAATTGTATGGTGAGCAAAAGCTGGAGAAACAGCCCCGCGTAGACCACCGCTTCCTTGGAGCAGCAACTCCAAAAGGAGCAGTGGATTATGTCCCCGATCTGACTAACGGCTTGAAGAGGTATCTCGTAAAGGGGCGAGCCGGTTCCGGCAAATCAACCATGCTCAAGAAAATAGCAGCAGCCGGTGAGGAACGAGGGTTCGATGTGGAAATCTACCACTGCGGTTTTGATCCGAACAGTCTCGATATGGTTATTGTGAGAGAAGCCGGATTTGCGATCTTTGACAGCACAGCACCGCATGAGTACTTCCCTGACCGACCATCCGATGAGATCGTCGATACGTATGCACGCTGCATTCAACCGGGAACGGATGAACAGCATGCCGAAGTTCTTAATGACTTCAAACAGCGTTATTCGGCCAAAATGAAAGAATCAATCCAGCATCTTACAAATGCCAAATCACAATTGGATCTGCTTAAAGAGATCTATGTACCTTTTGTTAATCATGACAAAGTTGAAGAGATCAAGGAGGATCTCCGACGTGAAGTTCTCGGTATAGCGCAGAAATCTTAA